Part of the Polyangiaceae bacterium genome, CGCCGTAAGTGTAGGTGTAGGCCGCGAGGAGCGGAACGTAGAGCTCCCCGCGGACGCGGAGCTCGTGGTCGAACGAGGCCTCGACGCCGAACACACGGGCCGTCCCCGCGTCGAACTGACGGTCCAGGTTCTGGTTCAGGCAGCCGCTCGAGAACGTGCAGATGTCCGTGAGGTTCGAGTAGTCGTTGTAGAAGCCGATCAGGTCGGCGCGCAGCCGGCGCCCCGCGTGACGCACGCCGGCCTCGTAGTTGACGCTGAGCTCGGGCTCGGTCGAGTCCGGTTGCCCCGGAGGGGCGGGGCTGAAACCGCGGTGAACGCCGCCGAGCAGCAGCGTGTTCGGCAGAAACTCCCAGCTCGCGCCGATGCCGGGCAAGACGACCGGATAGGAGCTGCCGGCGCGCGCGCCGCTCAGCCGGTCCTCGCTCTCGGTGCGGATTAGCTCCGCGCGCAACCCCGGCGTCAGCGTGAAGGGACCGAGGCTCATCGTGTCGGCGACGTGCAGGGCGACGGCGTGGGTGCTCGCCTCGTTGTCGGCGGTGACCTCCGTAGGCAACCCGGCGTTCTCGAGCTGGCCTGCGAGCATGCGGAACGGATCCTGGGAGTGGTGCCGGTCCACACTGTCGTGGTGGTAGCGCAGCCCGTACTCGACGGAGTGACGCAGTGACCGACCGGGCGGCTTCCATCGGATCAGCGTCTGCACGCCTTGCGAGACGAAGCTGCGCCGATTGGGGCCGATCAAGAGCAGCTCGGCGTCGCTCGCGGTGTCCGAGGCTCCGGTGAGCACAGAGTAAAAGACCGCGTTCTGCGGCGTGGTAGGGCTCGCGAGCACGTCGGACAGATCCGCGCCGCGGAAGCCATTCAGCTTGCGCCAGCTGCGCTCCAGGTCGTGACGATACACGGAGGAGGTGATCGTCACCTCCGGCGCGGGCCCCCACTCGTGGGAGAGCACCAGCTGAGTCCGGTGCCACTGCATTCGATCGAGCGCGGAGGCGCGGTAGCGCCTGAACGGGCTCGTCTCGAAGTCTGCGTCGGTGAGCCCGAGGTAGGTCTCGTTCGACTGCTCGTCGGAGAATCCCAGCTTGAGCCGGAGCTCGTGGCGCTCGCTCGAGGTCGGGTCGGGCACGAACGACGCCTTCGCCATCCACTCGTTCCGATAGAAGCCGGTGTTCGCGC contains:
- a CDS encoding TonB-dependent receptor; its protein translation is MTERAASCLLGAALLLCVERAAAQPAEPPADQEATQPEAAPAAEPPPPDAAPPPPPPGGDNGGVMVVGSRLSRLPGSVHVISSKQLERRELDDPHAVLLSVPGVSVRGEDGVGLRPNIGLRGVATDRSKKITLMEDGILLAPAPYSAPAAYYVPLVTRMSGMRVIKGPAAIAYGPQTVGGAIDFITREPPGSASGRVDVAGGEHRYRKLHAFYGTSDEKSAFLVEGVHLGSNGFKELDGNPSANTGFYRNEWMAKASFVPDPTSSERHELRLKLGFSDEQSNETYLGLTDADFETSPFRRYRASALDRMQWHRTQLVLSHEWGPAPEVTITSSVYRHDLERSWRKLNGFRGADLSDVLASPTTPQNAVFYSVLTGASDTASDAELLLIGPNRRSFVSQGVQTLIRWKPPGRSLRHSVEYGLRYHHDSVDRHHSQDPFRMLAGQLENAGLPTEVTADNEASTHAVALHVADTMSLGPFTLTPGLRAELIRTESEDRLSGARAGSSYPVVLPGIGASWEFLPNTLLLGGVHRGFSPAPPGQPDSTEPELSVNYEAGVRHAGRRLRADLIGFYNDYSNLTDICTFSSGCLNQNLDRQFDAGTARVFGVEASFDHELRVRGELYVPLLAAYTYTYGEFLSYFDSEDPQFGQVSAGDPIPYLPEHQASATTGLGEKSWEATATGTYVGSMHEQGGAGGPLAGKKTDAYFTLDLAARYAVTSWLDVYGVAKNVLDQHYLASRRPFGARPGAPRSVQAGAKASF